The following proteins come from a genomic window of Edaphobacter sp. 4G125:
- a CDS encoding M56 family metallopeptidase, with protein sequence MMLRLLEYMVNSLWMAPLVFAAAWLAARLVRRGIPEVAHRIWVSALFLESVLPAVRPQPIAVLHVLQSLLRWPFTGQAKADQGGVTVSVGAGIVNGSLTVSTHWMLALAALYGGVVLYFAARLVWGVWSTYRIERRAQEASLPDASRRVWQRCCAHFKLEETRVAVSQEIGGPVTVGLGRPLLLLPSSFFERVVDNDLDAVMAHECAHMQRRDFMKNLLYRILSLPMAYHPLLWMTLAHIAESREMICDAMAANAVEGRQNYARSLLRLAATMTIAPPARTLHAIGIFDANTFERRVMRLTERSVEMGRGLRLVTAAACVTLGAAACASALALHTEIAAPGSAVMDKKEAPSSLKVAAGVMAGNVIYQKKPVYPPEAKAAHIEGAVVMKAIISKEGTVQDLQVVSGPKELRAASIDAVKEWKYKPYRLNGDLRDVETTITVNYSIGHLE encoded by the coding sequence ATGATGCTGCGATTACTGGAGTACATGGTGAACTCGTTGTGGATGGCTCCCCTTGTGTTTGCAGCGGCATGGCTGGCTGCGCGCCTTGTACGACGTGGGATCCCTGAGGTGGCGCACCGGATATGGGTGAGCGCACTTTTTCTAGAGAGCGTTCTTCCTGCGGTTCGCCCGCAGCCGATTGCGGTGTTGCATGTGTTGCAGAGTTTATTACGGTGGCCCTTTACCGGTCAGGCGAAGGCGGACCAGGGAGGAGTCACGGTGTCCGTGGGTGCAGGGATCGTTAATGGATCACTGACGGTGTCGACTCATTGGATGCTGGCGCTCGCTGCTCTTTATGGAGGCGTGGTGTTGTATTTCGCTGCGCGCCTGGTGTGGGGAGTATGGAGTACATATCGAATTGAACGCCGAGCACAGGAGGCGTCGTTACCGGATGCGTCGCGTCGCGTATGGCAACGTTGCTGTGCCCACTTCAAATTGGAGGAGACGCGAGTCGCTGTGTCACAGGAGATTGGCGGCCCGGTGACGGTAGGGCTTGGCAGGCCGCTGCTTCTGCTGCCGTCTTCCTTCTTTGAGCGCGTAGTCGATAACGATCTCGATGCCGTGATGGCGCATGAGTGCGCGCATATGCAGCGGCGCGACTTCATGAAGAACTTGCTGTATCGCATCCTGTCGTTGCCGATGGCCTATCATCCACTGCTTTGGATGACACTGGCTCACATTGCTGAGAGCCGCGAGATGATCTGCGATGCAATGGCAGCGAATGCGGTTGAAGGAAGACAGAACTACGCACGGTCACTTTTACGGTTGGCGGCAACGATGACAATAGCGCCGCCGGCCAGGACACTTCACGCCATCGGGATCTTCGATGCCAACACGTTTGAAAGGAGAGTTATGCGACTGACAGAAAGAAGTGTAGAGATGGGACGCGGCCTACGTCTGGTAACGGCTGCGGCATGTGTGACGTTGGGCGCAGCAGCGTGTGCCTCGGCACTAGCGTTGCATACGGAGATTGCCGCGCCGGGATCGGCAGTGATGGATAAGAAGGAAGCTCCTTCGAGCTTGAAGGTTGCAGCCGGTGTGATGGCAGGCAATGTGATTTATCAGAAGAAACCGGTGTATCCTCCAGAGGCGAAGGCAGCCCATATAGAGGGTGCTGTCGTCATGAAGGCGATCATCTCAAAGGAAGGAACGGTGCAGGATCTCCAGGTTGTGAGCGGACCGAAAGAGCTGCGTGCGGCATCGATCGATGCGGTTAAGGAGTGGAAATACAAGCCATATAGACTGAACGGTGATCTGAGAGATGTGGAGACGACGATCACGGTGAACTATTCCATAGGACATCTCGAATAA
- the cobO gene encoding cob(I)yrinic acid a,c-diamide adenosyltransferase, producing MTETSRRGLILINTGPGKGKTTAALGTALRAAGNGMRVLILQFLKGSWHYGELDAISALGAALGTPEDPAIVIRQMGRGFVKVGGAETDPEDLRMVQDAWNDAEQAILAGDWDLVILDEINYAIGYKMLDPEKVAEVLRQKPEMVHVILTGRNAHPTLVELADTVTEMREAKHAYQKGILAQRGIEF from the coding sequence ATGACTGAAACCTCGCGCCGCGGACTCATCCTCATCAACACCGGCCCCGGCAAGGGTAAGACCACTGCCGCCCTCGGAACCGCCCTTCGCGCCGCCGGAAATGGAATGCGCGTGCTCATCCTGCAATTTCTCAAAGGTTCATGGCACTACGGCGAGCTCGACGCGATCTCTGCCTTGGGCGCCGCTCTCGGAACCCCTGAGGATCCTGCCATCGTTATCCGCCAGATGGGACGCGGCTTCGTCAAAGTCGGTGGAGCCGAAACCGACCCCGAAGATCTGCGCATGGTCCAGGATGCCTGGAACGATGCCGAACAGGCCATCCTCGCCGGGGATTGGGACCTCGTCATCCTCGACGAGATCAACTATGCCATCGGTTACAAGATGCTCGACCCGGAGAAGGTCGCCGAAGTCCTGCGCCAGAAACCCGAGATGGTCCACGTCATCCTCACCGGCCGCAACGCACACCCCACCCTGGTTGAGCTGGCCGACACCGTCACCGAGATGCGCGAAGCCAAGCATGCCTATCAGAAGGGAATCCTCGCCCAGCGTGGCATCGAATTCTGA
- a CDS encoding alpha-N-arabinofuranosidase, with the protein MSQNYSSRRAFLKSSSLAAAAVALRGSSSFAQTAQVDAHIDISPSETIATISPEIYGHFIEHLGGVIYDGVWVGESSKIPNINGVRKDFIDTMRAVQAPVLRWPGGCFADSYDWRDGIGPRSRRPARTAFWNQQDPNTYGLHEFMQTCRAIGAKPYLAANLRTQPARDFYQEIEYCNAPAGDVPSNSAAPATPNALAAQRAANGDRAPFNVDLWGVGNESWGCGGNMTPEEYAAEYRRFTAWTPTYGSTPLRFVAVGPNGDDVDWTRRLFKALYGNPERRHLWGLSIHYYTSGSPSKFAAGDALAFNNDEFYDLLTRGSLMEKVVTDHWTAIRESVPNALSNQSRPSVRLVVDEWGAWYGKGTELAPQYNLSQQSTMRDALLTGITLDIFQRHSDKVGAAAVAQSINCLHSLMLAQEDKFCVTPTFHIFQMYLAHRGAQAVRTEFNAPSIPNPMGTAPSQVGGSSYIGQLPPIQSLAGLSGSASLHGKTLTLTVVNPHLTQPRTTEIAVRGSSITSAKGTVLAENDVHAHNDFAHPNAVKPSAIASLKPAGGKLVHTFPPASVTSLEIALV; encoded by the coding sequence ATGTCTCAAAACTATTCGTCGCGCCGCGCCTTCCTTAAGTCCTCTTCGCTCGCTGCTGCTGCCGTCGCCCTGCGCGGCTCCTCTTCCTTTGCCCAGACAGCACAAGTCGACGCTCATATCGACATCTCCCCTTCTGAAACCATCGCCACGATTTCCCCCGAGATTTATGGCCACTTCATCGAGCATCTCGGTGGAGTCATCTACGACGGAGTCTGGGTCGGCGAATCTTCAAAGATCCCCAACATCAATGGCGTCCGTAAGGACTTCATCGACACCATGCGCGCCGTTCAGGCTCCGGTACTGCGCTGGCCCGGCGGTTGTTTTGCGGACTCTTACGACTGGCGCGATGGAATCGGCCCACGCTCTCGCCGCCCCGCCCGCACCGCTTTCTGGAACCAGCAGGACCCCAACACCTATGGTCTGCACGAATTTATGCAGACGTGCCGCGCCATCGGTGCGAAGCCTTATCTCGCTGCAAACCTCCGCACTCAGCCTGCGCGCGACTTCTATCAGGAGATCGAGTACTGCAACGCCCCCGCCGGAGACGTCCCATCCAACTCCGCAGCGCCCGCCACCCCAAATGCCCTCGCCGCACAACGTGCAGCCAACGGCGACCGCGCCCCCTTCAACGTCGATCTCTGGGGAGTCGGCAACGAGTCCTGGGGTTGTGGCGGTAACATGACTCCCGAAGAGTACGCCGCCGAGTACCGCCGTTTCACCGCATGGACCCCAACCTACGGCTCCACACCTCTGCGTTTCGTCGCTGTCGGTCCCAATGGAGACGATGTCGATTGGACCCGCCGTCTCTTTAAAGCTCTCTACGGCAACCCCGAGCGCCGCCACCTCTGGGGACTCTCCATCCACTACTACACCTCCGGAAGCCCCTCCAAGTTTGCCGCAGGCGATGCGCTCGCCTTCAACAACGACGAGTTCTATGACCTGCTCACCCGCGGAAGTCTGATGGAAAAAGTCGTCACTGACCACTGGACCGCAATCCGCGAATCCGTCCCCAACGCGCTCTCCAACCAATCGCGTCCTTCCGTCCGCCTCGTTGTCGACGAGTGGGGAGCATGGTACGGCAAGGGTACAGAACTAGCGCCCCAATACAACCTCTCGCAACAGTCCACCATGCGCGATGCTCTGCTCACCGGCATCACTCTCGATATCTTCCAGCGCCACTCCGACAAAGTCGGCGCAGCAGCCGTCGCGCAGTCCATCAACTGCCTCCACTCGCTCATGCTTGCGCAAGAGGACAAGTTCTGCGTTACCCCCACCTTCCACATCTTCCAGATGTACCTTGCTCATCGCGGCGCCCAGGCCGTCCGTACCGAATTCAACGCTCCCTCTATCCCGAATCCTATGGGTACCGCACCCAGCCAGGTCGGAGGCAGCAGCTACATCGGCCAGCTTCCTCCCATTCAATCGCTCGCAGGACTCAGCGGCTCGGCCTCGCTCCACGGCAAGACCCTCACCCTGACCGTGGTCAATCCGCATCTCACGCAACCTCGCACCACCGAGATCGCAGTACGCGGCTCCTCCATCACATCCGCTAAGGGAACCGTACTCGCCGAAAACGACGTCCACGCCCACAACGACTTCGCTCACCCCAATGCCGTCAAACCCAGCGCAATCGCGTCCCTCAAACCCGCGGGAGGAAAGCTCGTCCATACATTTCCTCCCGCCAGTGTTACCTCGCTTGAGATTGCACTCGTCTAG
- a CDS encoding 23S rRNA (pseudouridine(1915)-N(3))-methyltransferase RlmH, producing MIIQLASIHTRRNPSRSDQASLLAADYLDRLSHYTPVDAPAFPSESIFLVWLDRQATRTPAHLILLDSRGKQLSSEELAQTIGRLRDSGTQRLVFAIGPADGWSDSAHKRANLLLSFGRITLPHQLARVVLTEQVYRAFTILAGHPYHSGH from the coding sequence ATGATCATTCAACTGGCCTCCATACATACCCGTCGTAATCCCTCACGATCGGACCAGGCTTCTCTTCTGGCTGCGGACTACCTCGACCGCCTCAGCCACTACACTCCCGTGGACGCTCCCGCTTTTCCCTCCGAATCTATCTTCCTCGTTTGGCTCGACCGTCAGGCGACTCGAACCCCCGCCCACCTCATCCTTCTGGATAGCCGGGGTAAACAGCTCTCCTCCGAAGAGCTGGCCCAGACCATCGGCCGCCTTCGCGACTCCGGTACTCAGCGACTCGTTTTCGCCATCGGCCCAGCCGACGGATGGTCGGATTCAGCCCACAAACGCGCCAATCTCCTGCTCTCCTTCGGACGCATTACCTTACCGCACCAGCTAGCCCGCGTCGTCCTGACCGAGCAGGTCTACCGCGCTTTCACCATCCTCGCCGGTCACCCTTACCACTCCGGCCACTAG
- a CDS encoding GH92 family glycosyl hydrolase, producing MPLLKRTLALIPLLAAFAFAQTPYSLVDPHIGTANEGQTTPAVGEPFAMTNFIPEAHSTEKKCVSPYLFSDTKLTGFRASHWMSGSCTQDYGSVTLMPTFGDLKPEPEARAAAFTHADEITQPAFYSVKLPAYNEQVEMTAGIRAGMLRITYTKPGTANLIIEPNARMKDGWVKVDLSHNEILGYNPVYRIYQGNGKPAGFSGYFVIRFNSKPSQSGTWCDAKITREQELNGKGHCEHMGAYISFAASPAQPLLAKVGTSFTSLDAARKNLNDEIPAWDFAALRAKTTRVWTKALDVAAIQGGTAAERRTFYTALYHSMMLPRIVSDADGSYPRFANGSKIEKIPSGVYYDDFSLWDIYRAQLPLLTILDPARIPSMMQSLVLKGEQGSYLPIFPAWNSYTSEMIGDHTGVVITDAYAKGLRNFDVASAWRLIRQNAFDTPPYEQYKDGLGRRALQSYIKYGYIPLEDPVNEAFHQKEQVSRTLEYAFDDAIIAHLASDLGHKDDAAVLTRRGSNWKNVIDPETKFARGRHEDGSWITPFVYDKWASFVTESNAYQYTFYVPQDVDGLIAALGGNDAFIAKLDGLFAKNLYDPGNEPGHHIAYLYDQAGAAWKTQQRIATLLDVYNDTPSGLPGNDDAGQMSAWWIFSSLGFYPVAPGIPEYWIGTPRFPSATLNLPGGKRFIILAHNASAKNHYIQSAKLNGRPLKTPRIQHSDLMRGGTLEFIMGPEPNRSLFDQH from the coding sequence ATGCCTCTTCTCAAGCGAACTCTTGCCCTGATCCCATTGCTTGCTGCCTTTGCCTTTGCCCAGACGCCTTACTCTCTCGTCGATCCGCATATCGGCACTGCGAATGAAGGCCAGACAACGCCTGCCGTCGGCGAGCCCTTCGCCATGACCAACTTCATCCCCGAAGCGCACTCCACCGAGAAGAAATGCGTCTCACCCTATCTCTTCTCCGACACCAAACTTACTGGTTTCCGTGCCTCGCATTGGATGAGCGGCTCCTGCACCCAGGACTACGGCTCCGTCACCCTCATGCCGACCTTCGGCGATCTCAAGCCCGAGCCCGAAGCACGCGCCGCGGCCTTCACCCACGCCGACGAGATCACTCAGCCCGCCTTCTACTCCGTCAAACTGCCTGCTTACAACGAGCAAGTTGAGATGACCGCAGGCATCCGTGCCGGAATGTTACGTATCACCTACACCAAGCCTGGCACTGCGAATCTCATCATCGAACCCAACGCTCGCATGAAGGATGGCTGGGTCAAGGTCGACCTCTCACACAATGAGATCCTCGGTTATAACCCCGTCTATCGCATCTATCAGGGCAATGGAAAACCCGCTGGCTTCAGTGGCTACTTTGTCATTCGCTTCAACAGCAAGCCTTCTCAATCCGGCACATGGTGCGACGCGAAGATCACCCGTGAGCAGGAGCTCAACGGCAAAGGACACTGCGAACACATGGGGGCTTACATCAGCTTCGCTGCTTCCCCTGCACAACCTTTGCTCGCCAAAGTCGGTACGTCGTTTACTTCTCTTGACGCCGCACGCAAAAACCTCAACGACGAAATTCCCGCGTGGGACTTCGCAGCTCTCCGCGCTAAGACGACCCGTGTCTGGACCAAGGCTCTCGATGTTGCCGCGATTCAGGGAGGAACAGCCGCCGAGCGCCGCACCTTCTACACCGCGCTCTATCATTCCATGATGCTGCCGCGCATCGTCAGCGATGCCGACGGCTCCTATCCTCGTTTTGCGAACGGCAGCAAGATTGAAAAGATCCCCAGCGGCGTCTACTACGACGACTTCTCCCTTTGGGACATTTATCGCGCGCAGCTTCCGCTTCTCACCATCCTCGATCCCGCACGCATCCCCTCTATGATGCAGTCACTCGTCCTCAAAGGAGAACAGGGAAGTTACTTGCCCATCTTCCCGGCATGGAACAGCTACACCTCCGAGATGATCGGCGACCACACTGGTGTCGTCATCACCGATGCTTACGCAAAGGGCCTGCGCAATTTCGACGTTGCCTCCGCATGGCGTCTCATTCGTCAGAATGCCTTCGACACGCCGCCCTATGAGCAATACAAAGATGGCCTCGGCCGGCGTGCTCTTCAGTCGTACATCAAGTACGGCTACATTCCGCTCGAAGATCCTGTCAATGAAGCCTTCCACCAAAAAGAACAAGTCTCACGCACACTCGAGTACGCCTTCGACGACGCCATCATTGCGCATCTCGCCTCTGATCTCGGACATAAGGACGACGCAGCCGTCCTCACCAGGCGCGGCAGCAATTGGAAGAATGTCATCGATCCCGAAACGAAATTCGCTCGCGGACGTCATGAAGACGGTTCCTGGATCACTCCCTTCGTCTACGACAAGTGGGCCAGCTTCGTCACCGAATCCAACGCCTATCAATACACCTTCTATGTCCCGCAGGACGTCGACGGCCTCATCGCTGCACTCGGCGGCAACGATGCCTTCATAGCGAAACTCGATGGCCTCTTTGCCAAAAATCTTTACGACCCCGGCAACGAACCCGGCCATCACATCGCTTATCTCTACGATCAGGCGGGCGCCGCCTGGAAGACACAGCAGCGCATCGCAACGCTGCTTGATGTCTACAACGACACACCCTCCGGTCTACCCGGAAATGACGACGCCGGACAGATGTCCGCTTGGTGGATCTTCTCCTCGCTCGGCTTCTACCCCGTTGCTCCGGGTATCCCGGAATACTGGATCGGTACGCCACGCTTTCCCTCCGCAACCCTCAATCTTCCCGGAGGAAAACGCTTCATTATCCTTGCCCATAATGCCAGCGCAAAGAACCATTACATCCAATCAGCTAAGCTCAACGGTCGACCGCTGAAAACTCCTCGCATCCAACACTCTGACCTCATGCGCGGAGGCACACTCGAATTCATCATGGGACCCGAGCCAAATCGCAGTCTCTTCGACCAGCACTGA
- a CDS encoding ABC transporter permease has protein sequence MTVLIQDIRYALRQLRKTPGFTATVLLTIALGIGANAAIFTLVNSVLLQNLPVADPATLVHIGEGTDCCVNGGAKKDGNYSLFPTETYQYLKKNAPEFEELAAMQAGYAYRPLTVRRDGADSLAQSAQGEFVSGNYFRTFGLRPNVGRLFTDSDDVEGAPMTGVMSYSTWQKDYNADPSVVGSTFWVNTKPVTVVGVAPRGFFGDRVTSTPPEFYLPIQSMDALSNASFVKDPRISWLYLIGRTKMGTAMVPLQQKVNALLKQEFTTLKDYKGPEGENLLSRVHATLTPGGAGIQAMQKQYTSHLHLLMWVAGLVLLIACANIANLLLVRGMNRRTEMSVRTALGAQRMRIVRQLLTESVVLSVLGGIAGLAVAYLGAKMLLALAFPGATSVTINAAPSLPIVGFAFALSLVTGVLFGVAPAWMAAKAEPADALRSGTRTTTGGASLLQRSLVVLQAALSVVLLVGAGLFAQSLSKLESTDMKLNATNRYIVHINPQAAGYATTQAETLNRTIENNFRAIPGIVKVGLASYTPMEEENWSSGIQVQGQPDPHKGASFVKINSEYLDSVGTHVVMGRGFGPQDTSTSPATAVVNQSFVKQFLNGENPIGRRFGEGKPEAAGDYEIVGVVEDTAYVTVRWKDHSMFFLPLTQRAPSDTKTPIEKDTSLYAYAIVIQTDRPMNNMESLTRRTLAAINPNLTVVKFQTFSEQIAGRFTEERLIARLTTLFGLLALLLATIGLYGVTAYGVARRTSEIGIRMALGAERGSVVAMILRGAMLQTVIGLAIGAPVAFLCVRFVKSQLYEISHASVAVMALAMVTLTVAACIAGVIPARRAASIDPVQALRTE, from the coding sequence ATGACAGTGTTGATTCAGGACATCCGGTATGCACTGAGACAACTGCGTAAGACGCCAGGGTTTACTGCGACGGTGCTACTGACGATCGCGTTGGGTATCGGTGCGAATGCCGCGATCTTCACGCTGGTGAACTCGGTACTGCTCCAGAACCTTCCCGTGGCTGATCCTGCGACGTTGGTCCATATCGGCGAAGGTACCGACTGCTGCGTCAATGGTGGAGCCAAGAAGGATGGCAACTACTCGCTCTTCCCTACCGAGACTTATCAATATCTGAAGAAGAACGCACCGGAGTTCGAAGAGTTAGCGGCGATGCAGGCAGGGTATGCGTATCGTCCGCTTACGGTGCGTCGCGATGGAGCAGATAGCCTGGCGCAGTCTGCCCAGGGAGAGTTTGTCTCCGGAAACTACTTCCGTACTTTTGGTCTTCGGCCCAACGTCGGTCGCCTCTTCACCGATTCCGATGATGTCGAAGGCGCTCCAATGACAGGTGTGATGAGTTACAGCACCTGGCAGAAGGACTATAACGCCGATCCATCGGTGGTGGGCAGCACCTTCTGGGTGAATACCAAACCGGTGACGGTGGTGGGCGTGGCTCCCAGGGGATTTTTTGGCGATCGTGTGACCAGTACTCCGCCGGAGTTCTACCTGCCTATTCAGTCGATGGACGCATTGTCGAACGCGTCCTTTGTGAAGGATCCCAGAATAAGCTGGCTTTATTTGATCGGACGCACGAAGATGGGCACCGCCATGGTTCCATTGCAGCAGAAGGTGAATGCCCTGTTGAAGCAGGAATTTACCACCCTCAAGGACTACAAAGGCCCCGAGGGTGAAAATTTGTTGTCGAGGGTTCATGCCACTTTGACACCCGGGGGAGCCGGCATTCAGGCAATGCAGAAGCAATACACCTCGCACCTGCACCTGTTGATGTGGGTTGCCGGGTTGGTATTGCTAATTGCGTGCGCCAATATTGCAAACTTGCTTCTGGTGCGCGGGATGAATCGCCGCACGGAGATGTCGGTACGCACAGCGCTTGGAGCACAGCGGATGAGGATCGTGCGTCAGTTGTTGACGGAGAGCGTGGTGCTGTCGGTGCTTGGCGGAATTGCCGGGCTGGCGGTCGCATACCTGGGAGCGAAGATGCTGCTGGCGCTGGCGTTCCCCGGTGCGACGAGCGTGACAATTAATGCTGCTCCCTCGTTGCCGATTGTTGGTTTTGCCTTCGCGTTGTCGCTGGTGACGGGTGTCCTGTTTGGAGTAGCTCCCGCATGGATGGCGGCCAAGGCAGAACCTGCGGATGCGTTGCGCTCGGGTACGCGGACGACGACGGGCGGCGCTTCGCTGTTACAGCGCTCGCTGGTCGTGTTGCAAGCTGCGCTCTCGGTGGTGCTGCTGGTGGGAGCAGGGTTGTTTGCGCAGAGCCTGAGCAAGCTCGAGAGTACGGACATGAAGCTGAACGCCACGAATCGATACATTGTGCATATCAACCCGCAGGCCGCAGGCTATGCCACGACGCAAGCGGAGACCCTCAATCGCACGATTGAAAATAATTTTCGTGCGATTCCCGGCATTGTGAAGGTGGGGCTTGCCAGCTACACGCCAATGGAGGAGGAGAACTGGAGCAGCGGCATACAAGTGCAAGGGCAGCCCGATCCGCACAAGGGTGCTTCCTTTGTAAAAATTAATTCTGAGTACCTCGATTCTGTCGGTACGCACGTGGTGATGGGCCGGGGCTTCGGTCCGCAAGATACTTCAACCTCACCCGCTACGGCTGTCGTCAATCAATCCTTCGTCAAGCAATTTCTCAACGGCGAAAATCCCATTGGCCGACGCTTCGGCGAAGGCAAACCTGAAGCCGCAGGCGACTATGAGATCGTCGGGGTCGTCGAGGACACAGCTTATGTGACGGTGCGCTGGAAGGACCACAGCATGTTCTTCCTTCCGCTTACACAAAGAGCGCCCAGTGATACGAAAACCCCTATAGAGAAAGACACCAGCCTTTATGCATACGCCATCGTGATCCAAACGGATCGTCCGATGAATAACATGGAGTCGCTCACGCGCCGCACGCTGGCCGCGATCAATCCCAACCTGACGGTCGTCAAATTTCAAACGTTCTCGGAGCAGATTGCAGGGCGATTCACCGAGGAGCGTCTAATTGCGCGGTTGACGACGTTGTTCGGCCTGCTGGCTCTGCTACTGGCGACGATTGGGCTGTATGGGGTGACGGCGTATGGTGTAGCACGGCGGACATCGGAGATTGGAATTCGTATGGCGCTGGGCGCAGAGCGTGGCAGTGTTGTGGCGATGATTCTACGCGGCGCAATGCTGCAAACCGTAATCGGCCTGGCGATTGGAGCTCCAGTGGCGTTCCTTTGTGTGCGGTTCGTGAAGTCGCAGCTCTATGAGATTTCGCACGCGAGTGTTGCGGTGATGGCGCTTGCGATGGTGACGCTGACGGTAGCGGCATGTATCGCGGGAGTGATTCCGGCGCGGCGTGCAGCTTCGATCGATCCGGTGCAGGCTCTCAGGACCGAATAG
- a CDS encoding BlaI/MecI/CopY family transcriptional regulator, translating to MGRGEKEALTKLELEIMQVIWRQGTSTVSAVQEGLEQELAYTTVQTMLNILHRKGKLKRKLKGRAFEYSAVVSEAKASHHALRDLVDRMFGGSSEELVMSLVKSKQIDAEQLARLTRRLEKEKGDEQ from the coding sequence ATGGGGCGAGGGGAAAAGGAAGCATTGACCAAGCTGGAGCTCGAGATCATGCAGGTGATCTGGAGGCAGGGCACGAGCACGGTCAGCGCTGTGCAGGAAGGGCTGGAGCAGGAGTTGGCTTATACGACCGTGCAGACAATGCTGAACATTCTGCACCGCAAGGGAAAGTTGAAGCGCAAGCTAAAGGGCCGCGCGTTTGAGTACAGCGCGGTGGTGAGTGAGGCGAAGGCATCGCATCATGCTCTTCGGGATCTGGTGGATCGCATGTTCGGTGGATCGAGCGAAGAGCTGGTGATGAGTCTGGTCAAAAGCAAGCAGATTGACGCCGAGCAGCTTGCTCGTCTGACACGCAGGTTGGAGAAGGAAAAAGGGGATGAGCAATGA
- a CDS encoding amidohydrolase/deacetylase family metallohydrolase, which produces MRGERVVRVCAGMLVAACLFVPRLVAQATPPSASAASSDAHFEEKPYDLILKGGHVIDPKNKVDAIRDVAIKDGKIAKVAVGIPVSSAIKTVNVAGLYVTPGLIDIHVHVFWGLKKDDYAGGDWAVMPDGFTLRNGVTTVVDAGSSGWRNFETFKERVIDRSQTRVLAELNIVGAGMGSGAIEQNKEDMDGEKTGEMALKYPGIIVGVKSAHFTGPEWLPYDQAIKAGTIAHIPVMIDYGARRVERPLEQLLENKLRPGDIYTHMYGGSRGEQDSETGGPGKGMWEGRKRGIYFDVGHGQSSFLFSVAVPLIKAGFIPDSISTDIHSDNVNEGLKDQLTTAGKFLAMGLPLKEVIAEMTWHPAVEMQQTQLGQLSEGAIADIAVLNVRHGDFGYIDGSGAMMKGHERLECELTLKDGKFVYDLNGRASEPWDLPPSSAAKQAKKWTSLRIPTGIPMRPLNPQMAARMAQFPPRWKPYTEDANGKVTVKAAAKLTPQGAAKPKLDVPPPASTWATPPADSWPAARR; this is translated from the coding sequence ATGCGTGGAGAGCGTGTGGTCCGGGTTTGTGCCGGGATGTTGGTTGCGGCGTGTCTGTTTGTGCCTCGACTTGTAGCGCAGGCGACTCCTCCGTCTGCGTCGGCGGCTTCATCGGATGCACACTTCGAGGAGAAGCCGTACGACCTGATTCTGAAGGGTGGTCATGTCATCGATCCGAAAAACAAGGTCGACGCGATCCGAGATGTAGCTATTAAGGATGGGAAGATTGCGAAAGTGGCCGTTGGGATTCCGGTGAGCTCGGCAATCAAGACGGTGAACGTCGCGGGGCTTTATGTAACACCCGGGCTGATCGATATCCACGTTCACGTCTTTTGGGGGTTGAAGAAGGACGACTATGCTGGCGGCGACTGGGCCGTTATGCCGGACGGGTTTACGCTGCGAAATGGCGTGACGACGGTGGTGGATGCCGGATCTTCGGGGTGGCGCAACTTCGAAACCTTCAAGGAGCGGGTGATCGACCGGTCGCAGACACGTGTTCTGGCCGAGCTGAATATTGTAGGCGCGGGCATGGGCAGCGGCGCGATCGAACAGAACAAAGAAGATATGGATGGCGAGAAGACCGGCGAAATGGCGCTGAAGTATCCGGGCATCATCGTCGGCGTGAAGAGCGCACACTTCACGGGGCCGGAGTGGCTTCCGTATGACCAGGCGATCAAGGCGGGAACGATCGCGCACATTCCAGTGATGATCGACTATGGTGCTCGTCGCGTGGAACGTCCGTTGGAGCAGTTGCTAGAGAATAAGCTGCGGCCGGGAGATATCTATACACATATGTATGGTGGCAGCCGTGGTGAGCAGGATTCGGAGACGGGTGGACCGGGCAAGGGGATGTGGGAAGGCCGGAAGCGCGGCATCTACTTCGATGTGGGTCATGGGCAGAGCAGCTTCCTGTTCAGCGTGGCTGTGCCGCTGATCAAGGCGGGTTTTATTCCTGACTCGATCTCGACGGATATTCACTCGGACAATGTGAATGAAGGTCTGAAAGACCAACTGACGACGGCGGGCAAGTTTCTGGCGATGGGGCTTCCGCTGAAAGAAGTGATTGCAGAGATGACGTGGCATCCAGCGGTGGAAATGCAGCAGACGCAGCTGGGGCAGTTGTCGGAGGGCGCGATTGCGGACATCGCAGTGCTTAACGTGCGTCATGGCGACTTCGGCTATATCGATGGCTCGGGCGCGATGATGAAGGGCCACGAAAGACTGGAGTGCGAGCTGACGCTGAAGGACGGAAAGTTTGTCTACGACCTGAATGGCCGTGCATCGGAGCCGTGGGACCTGCCGCCAAGTTCGGCGGCGAAGCAGGCGAAGAAGTGGACGTCGCTGCGTATTCCCACCGGCATACCGATGCGTCCGCTCAACCCACAGATGGCGGCGCGAATGGCACAGTTCCCTCCACGCTGGAAGCCATATACCGAGGATGCGAATGGCAAGGTGACGGTGAAGGCTGCGGCGAAGCTGACGCCGCAGGGAGCAGCGAAGCCGAAGCTGGATGTGCCTCCACCTGCGTCGACGTGGGCAACGCCTCCCGCGGACTCATGGCCTGCTGCGAGACGGTAG